The Proteus vulgaris genome has a segment encoding these proteins:
- the yniC gene encoding 2-deoxyglucose-6-phosphatase: MPDMVGLRINEVIDLWYKASPWQGVSKQEAKQKMVSRVVKLVEETKPLLPGVEYALELCKSSGLKIALASASPDFMLERVLELFNIRHYFSAVVSADELPHSKPHPEVYLNAAKALDLDPIHCVSLEDSRNGMIACKGARMRSIVVPATTQFNDKQWGLADVKIASLNELTQRHLLG; this comes from the coding sequence ATGCCCGATATGGTTGGATTAAGAATAAACGAAGTCATTGATTTATGGTATAAAGCCTCACCATGGCAAGGCGTTTCAAAACAAGAAGCTAAACAAAAAATGGTTTCTCGTGTTGTCAAACTGGTTGAAGAGACCAAGCCACTATTACCCGGTGTCGAGTATGCTTTAGAACTTTGTAAATCATCAGGGTTAAAAATTGCATTAGCATCAGCTTCTCCTGATTTCATGCTTGAGCGAGTATTGGAATTATTTAATATTCGCCATTATTTCTCAGCTGTCGTTTCTGCTGATGAATTACCACACAGTAAACCACATCCAGAAGTCTACCTAAATGCAGCCAAAGCACTTGATCTCGATCCCATTCATTGTGTTTCATTAGAAGATTCTCGTAATGGTATGATTGCCTGTAAAGGTGCGAGAATGCGTTCTATCGTTGTACCCGCTACAACACAATTTAATGATAAGCAGTGGGGTTTAGCGGATGTGAAAATTGCCTCTCTTAATGAGTTAACACAACGACATTTATTAGGCTAG
- the sitD gene encoding iron ABC transporter, membrane protein: protein MNELIEFFIEPFQYPFMQRAIIAAIIIGIACAILSCYMVLKGWSLMGDAISHAVLPGVVLAYVTAIPLTVGAFLSGLFCSFATGYLKEHSRIKEDTVMGIVFSGMFAVGLVIFASVDTDQHLMHILFGNILGITPDVLTQISIICLITITIMLVKQKDFMLYCFDPNQARIVGLPVTLLHYGLLSILALTIVASMQAVGIILVVAMLISPGITAYLLTRSFSRMIMLAIIFSVASSVIGTFISFHIDGATGPCIVLTQAIFFIIALFCNQIKLAKIKRQTKPANA from the coding sequence ATGAATGAGCTAATTGAATTTTTCATTGAACCATTTCAATATCCCTTTATGCAACGGGCTATTATTGCCGCTATTATTATTGGGATCGCCTGCGCTATTTTATCTTGTTATATGGTTTTAAAAGGCTGGTCATTGATGGGAGATGCCATCTCTCACGCGGTGTTACCCGGAGTGGTACTCGCTTATGTCACTGCAATTCCATTAACAGTTGGTGCCTTTCTCTCTGGTTTGTTTTGCTCGTTTGCCACTGGTTATTTAAAAGAACACAGTCGCATTAAAGAAGATACTGTGATGGGAATAGTATTCTCAGGTATGTTTGCTGTAGGTTTGGTGATTTTTGCCAGTGTCGATACAGACCAACATTTAATGCATATTTTATTTGGTAATATTTTAGGTATAACACCAGATGTATTAACTCAAATTAGTATTATTTGTTTAATTACCATCACGATCATGCTAGTTAAGCAAAAAGACTTTATGCTCTATTGCTTCGATCCTAATCAAGCAAGGATCGTCGGTTTACCTGTTACCTTATTGCACTATGGCTTACTGTCTATTTTGGCATTAACTATCGTTGCTTCAATGCAGGCCGTTGGGATTATTTTAGTCGTCGCCATGCTTATTTCACCAGGGATCACTGCGTATTTATTAACACGTAGTTTCTCTCGTATGATAATGCTGGCTATTATATTTTCTGTCGCATCCAGTGTTATTGGTACATTTATTAGTTTCCATATTGATGGTGCAACAGGTCCATGTATTGTGCTAACTCAAGCTATATTCTTTATTATTGCGTTATTCTGTAATCAGATTAAATTAGCAAAAATAAAGCGACAAACAAAACCCGCGAACGCCTGA
- the htpX_2 gene encoding protease translates to MRQKLLLPTKLATLLMGDMITMTLLQGVVNTFVIFISRIIAQFVANFISSDEESENSNGNPWVYMGVSMVLEIVFGILASIITMWFSRYREFHADAGSAKLVGREKMIAALQRLKTSYEPQEESSMMAFCINGRNKSFSELFLSHPPLDKRIEALRNGEYLK, encoded by the coding sequence ATGAGGCAGAAGCTGTTATTGCCCACGAAATTAGCCACGTTGCTAATGGGTGATATGATTACCATGACCTTATTACAAGGTGTTGTGAATACCTTCGTTATCTTTATTTCGCGCATTATTGCACAATTTGTTGCTAATTTTATTTCTAGCGATGAAGAGAGCGAAAATAGCAATGGTAACCCTTGGGTCTATATGGGGGTTTCAATGGTATTGGAGATTGTGTTTGGTATTCTGGCGAGCATTATTACCATGTGGTTTTCTCGTTACCGTGAATTTCATGCGGATGCGGGATCTGCAAAACTTGTTGGTCGTGAGAAGATGATTGCTGCATTACAACGTTTAAAAACGAGCTATGAGCCACAAGAAGAGAGCAGTATGATGGCTTTCTGCATTAATGGCCGTAATAAGTCATTCAGTGAATTATTTTTATCTCATCCACCATTAGACAAGCGTATTGAAGCTCTACGTAATGGTGAGTATCTAAAATAA
- the sitC gene encoding iron ABC transporter, membrane protein has translation MLDLLLQPFEYNYMVKAIWVSALVGAVCAFLSSYLILKGWSLMGDALSHSVVPGVAGAYILGLPYAVGAFFTGLLAALSMTFIRHITRLREDAVIGFIFSTFFAFGLLLVSLKPTAVNVQTIILGNILGIADEDVWQVVIITGVSFFVLFCIWKDLLVVFFDEVHAKSIGLSPLKLKIIFFTLLSACTVAALQTVGAILVIAMVVTPGATAYLLTDQFKRLAIMAICIGTITSAVGAYLSYFFNGATGGVIVTMQTLLFLLAFLFAPKHGMLAARRRARQSSQQLISQSHQHQEAPKQEEVKL, from the coding sequence ATGCTAGATTTACTCCTACAACCTTTTGAATATAACTATATGGTGAAAGCTATTTGGGTTAGTGCCTTAGTAGGTGCTGTCTGTGCGTTTCTTTCATCCTATCTTATTTTAAAAGGTTGGTCATTAATGGGAGATGCCCTTTCCCACTCCGTTGTTCCTGGTGTTGCGGGGGCTTATATATTAGGTTTACCTTATGCGGTCGGTGCTTTTTTTACGGGTTTGCTCGCCGCATTATCAATGACATTTATTCGCCATATCACACGCCTTCGTGAAGATGCCGTTATTGGCTTTATTTTCTCCACTTTTTTTGCCTTTGGTCTGTTGCTGGTTTCGCTTAAACCGACAGCCGTCAACGTTCAGACCATCATCCTCGGAAATATTTTAGGTATTGCTGATGAAGATGTATGGCAAGTTGTGATTATTACTGGTGTCTCTTTCTTCGTATTATTCTGTATTTGGAAAGACTTGCTGGTCGTTTTCTTTGATGAAGTTCATGCCAAATCAATTGGCTTATCACCTCTAAAATTAAAAATTATCTTTTTTACTTTATTAAGTGCATGTACTGTTGCAGCACTTCAAACGGTTGGTGCCATTCTTGTGATTGCTATGGTTGTCACACCCGGTGCAACCGCTTATTTACTCACAGACCAATTTAAGCGACTTGCAATTATGGCTATCTGTATTGGTACAATAACCAGTGCTGTAGGCGCTTATCTTAGCTATTTCTTTAATGGTGCAACGGGTGGCGTCATTGTCACAATGCAAACACTCCTCTTTTTATTAGCTTTCTTATTTGCGCCTAAACACGGCATGTTAGCGGCTCGTCGTCGTGCTCGCCAAAGCTCACAACAGTTAATCTCACAATCTCATCAGCACCAAGAAGCCCCAAAACAAGAAGAGGTGAAACTATGA
- the htpX_3 gene encoding protease — protein sequence MMRIALFLLTNLAVMFVFGIILSLTGVQGRSVQGLMIMAGLFGFGGAFISLLMSKWMALRSVGGQVIENPTSEVERWLLDTVRRQSEQVGIKMPQVAIYDAPDINAFATGARRDASLVAVSTGLLANMSRDEAEAVIAHEISHVANG from the coding sequence ATGATGAGAATTGCGTTATTCCTTTTAACAAACTTAGCTGTAATGTTTGTTTTTGGGATCATCTTATCTTTAACTGGTGTACAAGGTCGCAGTGTTCAAGGTTTGATGATCATGGCGGGTTTGTTTGGTTTTGGTGGTGCATTTATTTCACTGTTAATGTCAAAGTGGATGGCATTACGTTCAGTGGGTGGTCAAGTTATCGAAAACCCAACATCAGAAGTAGAGCGCTGGTTATTAGATACGGTAAGACGCCAATCTGAACAAGTCGGTATTAAAATGCCGCAAGTCGCTATTTATGATGCACCTGATATTAATGCGTTTGCGACAGGCGCTCGTCGTGATGCTTCGCTGGTGGCTGTAAGTACAGGACTATTAGCCAATATGAGTCGTGATGAGGCAGAAGCTGTTATTGCCCACGAAATTAGCCACGTTGCTAATGGGTGA
- a CDS encoding kinase — protein sequence MWQNIGRLLESNLGFSAKINEKTHLSSGDIHHTWKIYYGDTPIFVKSNLREFLPNFKNEAEQLDMLAKSQTIRTPRVLGIGNSKDASFLLLEFLPVQSFTPHSAYCFGQQLARLHQWEDQPSYGFDFDTQIDTTPQLNGWEKRWNHFYSEKRIGFQLQLASEKGMVFGDIDEITQIIHHRLADHNPQPSLLHGNLWPKNCAAIGQSEGTVFDPACYWGDRECDIAMLPLCTAVPANIFDGYQSVWPLSEKFLLRQPIYQLYFFLNRW from the coding sequence ATGTGGCAGAATATAGGTCGTTTACTGGAATCAAACTTAGGATTTTCAGCAAAGATAAACGAAAAAACTCACCTTTCTAGTGGCGATATTCATCATACATGGAAAATTTATTATGGTGATACTCCCATCTTTGTAAAATCTAACTTGCGTGAGTTTCTGCCTAATTTTAAAAATGAAGCAGAACAACTTGACATGTTGGCAAAAAGCCAAACAATTCGTACTCCTCGCGTTCTTGGCATTGGTAATAGTAAAGATGCCAGCTTCTTACTCCTTGAATTTTTACCCGTCCAATCTTTTACGCCTCATAGCGCTTATTGTTTTGGTCAACAATTAGCAAGGCTACATCAATGGGAAGATCAACCTAGTTATGGTTTTGATTTTGATACTCAAATCGACACAACCCCTCAACTAAATGGCTGGGAAAAGCGCTGGAACCACTTTTATTCTGAAAAACGTATTGGCTTTCAACTGCAACTTGCGTCAGAAAAAGGGATGGTTTTTGGCGATATCGATGAGATAACCCAAATTATTCACCATCGTCTTGCTGATCATAATCCCCAACCTTCATTACTTCATGGCAACTTATGGCCCAAAAATTGTGCTGCAATTGGTCAATCTGAAGGTACGGTCTTTGATCCTGCGTGTTATTGGGGGGATAGAGAATGTGATATAGCAATGTTACCGCTTTGTACTGCTGTACCTGCTAATATTTTTGATGGTTATCAGAGTGTCTGGCCATTATCTGAAAAATTTTTATTACGTCAGCCTATTTATCAACTCTATTTTTTCCTCAACCGGTGGTAA
- the tcyP_2 gene encoding sodium:dicarboxylate symporter: MGVPESIASFSSSFGTTIGQNGCAGIYPAMLAVMVAPTVGINPLDPMWIATLVAIVTVSSAGVAGVGGGATFAALIVLPAMGLPVTLVALLISVEPLIDMGRTALNVSGSMTAGTITSQIMGQTDKAIFNQDEETELTVK, from the coding sequence GTGGGTGTGCCAGAATCTATCGCTAGCTTCTCATCCTCTTTTGGTACAACGATTGGCCAAAATGGTTGTGCAGGTATCTACCCTGCAATGCTCGCTGTCATGGTTGCACCAACCGTAGGCATTAATCCATTAGATCCAATGTGGATTGCTACTTTAGTTGCTATCGTAACCGTTAGCTCTGCCGGTGTTGCGGGCGTTGGTGGTGGTGCCACATTTGCAGCCCTTATCGTTTTACCTGCAATGGGCTTGCCAGTAACATTAGTTGCACTGTTAATCTCTGTAGAGCCATTAATTGATATGGGACGTACCGCGTTAAACGTCAGTGGCTCAATGACAGCAGGTACAATCACCAGCCAAATTATGGGACAAACGGATAAAGCTATCTTCAACCAAGATGAAGAAACAGAACTTACAGTAAAATAA
- the prc gene encoding carboxy-terminal protease, whose amino-acid sequence MNKLLNVAFAIGLVLTGTSVVMAEKPATPAMVTIDQLPKLKQEPQHSTVSERVTSRFERSHYRQFSLDANFSEKIFNRYLNLLDYSHNVLLASDIAQFDKEKNKVGEYLKKGELQPLYDLFNLAQKRRFERFQYALDRINKPIDLTGQDKFEVDRTKAPWPQTQAELDKLWDEKVKYDWLTLKLSEKTDSEIKETLTKRYKAALRRQTQSQSEDVFQIIMSAFAREIDPHTSYLSPRNTEAFDSEMSLSLEGIGAVLQMDDDYPMINSMVTGGPAAKSKELKVGDKIIAVGQQNKPMVDVVGWRLDDIVALIKGPKGSQVKLEVISDEKGAKPRTITIVREQIRLEDRAVKLTEKVINGDKVAILDIPSFYVGLTNDVKTQLQKVAKNNVSSLVIDLRGNGGGALTEAISLSGLFIPSGPVVQVRDNNGRVRQDFDRDDVVYYKGPLVVIVNRFSASASEIFAAAMQDYGRALIVGEQTFGKGTVQQYRPLTRVYDQMLSPDWPGLGSVQYTIQKFYRINGGSTQLKGVTPDLLLPSFDSAEMGESFEDNALPWDSISPASYKLSEYSDKLKTALAPLTELHTKRIANDREFSYIFDDIKRYNDAKAKGEDKFVILNFAEREKENKELETIKLNRINERFKLEGKPLLKSLDDLPKDYEGPDPYLDETAKIAVDLSKVLKPKKLLN is encoded by the coding sequence ATGAACAAACTTTTAAATGTGGCTTTTGCAATCGGATTAGTATTAACAGGCACTTCTGTTGTGATGGCTGAGAAACCAGCCACTCCAGCAATGGTGACTATTGATCAGTTACCCAAATTAAAGCAAGAGCCACAGCACTCTACTGTGAGCGAGCGAGTCACTTCTCGTTTTGAACGCTCTCATTACCGCCAGTTTTCGCTAGATGCGAACTTTTCTGAAAAGATATTTAATCGCTATCTCAATTTATTAGACTATAGCCATAATGTATTGCTAGCGTCTGACATTGCCCAATTTGATAAAGAAAAAAACAAAGTGGGTGAATACCTAAAAAAAGGTGAGCTTCAACCTCTTTATGATCTTTTCAATTTAGCGCAAAAAAGACGTTTCGAGCGTTTTCAGTACGCGTTAGATCGTATCAATAAGCCAATAGATTTAACCGGCCAGGATAAGTTTGAGGTAGATAGGACGAAAGCGCCATGGCCTCAAACTCAAGCTGAATTAGATAAGCTTTGGGATGAAAAAGTTAAATACGATTGGTTAACATTGAAATTATCTGAAAAAACAGACAGTGAAATTAAAGAAACGTTGACTAAGCGCTATAAAGCCGCTTTACGTCGTCAAACACAAAGCCAAAGTGAAGACGTTTTCCAAATTATTATGTCGGCGTTTGCCCGTGAAATTGATCCTCATACTAGTTACCTTTCACCTAGAAATACAGAAGCATTCGACTCTGAAATGAGCCTTTCTTTAGAAGGTATTGGTGCTGTATTACAAATGGATGATGATTATCCTATGATCAACTCCATGGTGACCGGTGGACCGGCTGCAAAAAGCAAAGAGTTGAAAGTTGGAGATAAAATTATTGCAGTGGGTCAACAAAATAAACCAATGGTAGATGTTGTTGGCTGGCGACTTGATGATATTGTTGCTTTGATTAAAGGCCCGAAAGGTAGCCAAGTTAAGTTGGAAGTTATCTCCGATGAGAAAGGGGCAAAACCGAGAACTATCACGATAGTCAGAGAGCAGATCCGCTTAGAAGACAGAGCGGTTAAGTTGACAGAAAAAGTTATCAATGGTGATAAAGTTGCTATTTTGGATATTCCAAGCTTCTATGTTGGTTTAACTAATGATGTGAAAACACAATTACAGAAAGTGGCAAAAAATAATGTTTCGTCATTAGTCATTGATTTACGAGGTAACGGCGGCGGTGCTTTAACTGAGGCCATTTCACTATCAGGATTATTTATTCCAAGTGGCCCCGTGGTTCAAGTTAGAGACAATAATGGCCGTGTGCGACAAGATTTTGATAGAGATGATGTTGTTTACTATAAAGGCCCATTGGTTGTTATTGTAAATCGCTTCAGCGCTTCTGCTTCTGAAATTTTTGCAGCCGCAATGCAAGACTACGGACGTGCATTGATTGTGGGTGAACAAACCTTTGGTAAAGGAACTGTTCAACAATATCGTCCTCTAACGCGTGTTTACGATCAAATGCTTAGCCCAGATTGGCCTGGTTTAGGTTCAGTACAATACACTATTCAAAAATTCTATCGCATTAATGGTGGTAGTACTCAGCTTAAAGGTGTAACACCTGATTTATTATTACCAAGTTTTGATAGTGCTGAAATGGGCGAAAGCTTTGAAGATAATGCATTACCTTGGGATAGTATTTCTCCAGCAAGTTATAAGTTATCTGAATATTCAGATAAATTGAAAACAGCATTAGCGCCATTAACGGAGTTGCATACTAAACGTATTGCAAATGATAGAGAATTCTCATACATCTTTGATGATATTAAACGTTACAATGATGCTAAAGCAAAAGGTGAAGATAAATTTGTTATTCTGAATTTTGCTGAAAGAGAAAAAGAAAATAAAGAGTTAGAAACTATTAAATTAAATCGTATTAATGAGCGTTTTAAATTAGAAGGTAAACCTTTATTAAAATCACTCGACGATTTACCTAAGGATTATGAAGGTCCTGATCCTTATTTAGATGAAACTGCAAAAATTGCAGTTGATCTTTCAAAGGTACTTAAGCCGAAAAAACTATTAAATTAA
- the tcyP_1 gene encoding sodium:dicarboxylate symporter, with protein sequence MNFPLIINVLVFVVLLLVLAKLSQRQWSLSKKVLVGLVFGVAFGLALHAFYDSHDPIIKESILWFNIVGNGYVQLLQMIIMPLVFASILSAVARLHQASSLGKISGLTIGTLLFTTAISALIGIVIANLFGLTAEGLVQGEQEAQRLIALEQNYMGKVSDLTMPQLILSFIPKNPFADLTGASSTSIISVVIFATFLGMAALKLLKEDQPRGEKVLVAIDCLQSWIMKLVRIVMMLTPYGVMALMTKVVASSNMHDIIQLGSFVVASYVAIGLMFVVHGLLVSFTGLNPVKFFKKSGTFISICLY encoded by the coding sequence ATGAATTTTCCGTTAATCATTAACGTACTCGTCTTTGTTGTGTTATTACTCGTCTTGGCTAAATTAAGTCAACGTCAGTGGAGCCTTTCAAAGAAAGTCCTTGTTGGTTTAGTTTTTGGTGTTGCTTTTGGATTAGCGCTACACGCATTCTATGACTCACATGATCCTATCATTAAAGAATCTATTCTTTGGTTTAATATCGTGGGTAATGGTTATGTCCAGCTATTACAAATGATCATTATGCCATTAGTTTTTGCCTCTATTCTTAGTGCCGTTGCTCGTTTACACCAGGCATCATCGCTAGGTAAAATCAGTGGCTTAACTATTGGTACTTTATTATTTACCACTGCTATTTCTGCATTAATTGGTATTGTCATAGCCAATTTATTTGGATTAACCGCAGAAGGCTTAGTGCAAGGTGAACAAGAAGCACAACGCTTAATTGCACTTGAGCAAAATTACATGGGTAAAGTTTCTGACTTAACCATGCCTCAACTTATCTTGTCATTTATTCCTAAAAATCCATTTGCTGATTTAACAGGTGCAAGTTCAACATCCATTATTAGTGTTGTTATCTTTGCCACTTTCTTAGGTATGGCGGCGCTGAAATTACTCAAAGAAGATCAGCCTCGTGGTGAAAAAGTATTAGTTGCGATTGATTGCTTACAGTCATGGATCATGAAACTGGTTCGCATTGTTATGATGTTAACCCCTTATGGTGTTATGGCGCTGATGACTAAAGTTGTTGCCAGCTCAAATATGCACGACATTATTCAATTAGGAAGCTTTGTTGTTGCCTCTTATGTTGCTATTGGCTTAATGTTTGTGGTTCATGGATTACTGGTCAGTTTTACAGGTTTAAACCCAGTTAAATTCTTCAAAAAAAGCGGGACCTTTATTAGCATTTGCCTTTACTAG
- the ydjM gene encoding Inner membrane protein ydjM has translation MTAEGHLLFSVATLVLAQKLEITPALAHGDWFHMIPAVLLGSLLPDLDHPGSILGRLFRIISLPLSKLCGHRGFTHSLLAFCGLAILWETQVSPRWEISVDIFHALLLGYLSHLIADMLTPAGVPFLWPLKMRFALPILGKKNNKKGERFISVLILVGALFLPPHLTVTLPSQVNSWLQMYHDKRTNF, from the coding sequence ATGACTGCAGAAGGACATTTACTTTTTTCTGTTGCAACACTTGTGTTAGCACAGAAACTTGAAATAACGCCAGCTCTTGCTCATGGTGATTGGTTTCACATGATCCCTGCTGTCTTATTAGGCTCACTTTTACCAGACTTAGATCATCCCGGCTCTATCCTTGGACGATTGTTCCGTATTATTTCGTTGCCCTTATCAAAACTTTGTGGTCACCGAGGTTTCACTCATAGCCTACTCGCATTTTGTGGTTTAGCCATTTTATGGGAAACCCAAGTTTCACCACGTTGGGAAATTTCAGTAGATATCTTTCATGCGCTTTTACTTGGTTATCTTAGCCATCTCATTGCCGATATGTTAACCCCTGCTGGTGTTCCTTTCCTATGGCCTTTAAAAATGCGCTTTGCGCTACCCATTTTAGGCAAAAAAAATAATAAAAAAGGTGAACGTTTTATCTCTGTGCTTATTCTTGTAGGTGCACTTTTTTTGCCACCACACCTTACTGTTACATTGCCTTCGCAAGTCAATAGCTGGTTACAGATGTACCACGACAAGCGCACTAATTTTTAA
- a CDS encoding outer membrane porin, OprD family, which produces MKVKRIVLFMLSPCFLAVSAANAGNWENSIKESAFVSDSELELSTINMWKYLKTENRFDKEAQRYRKQVANAWGQNFQADFRSGYLGGILGFDVSYYGGIKLGASKDFASRAILYNDDGDAKGYNKIGQRFAKVKFDLDPVLINGKAGWFTLKNTGIFTNSQRLSLNSYNGYATKTAIGDWSLDLLFLDGKVMRRDSPNIDRMYFSDGNGVRHNIDHVLTGGINYNSKPLKVFYFYGQADDVFRQQGLEAKYKLTSDVTIGGVVYYHDYGSDGKRTLSDANKGKRNFDNDAWHFAGTMEWRIPESPWTIRTGVTYTDAKKANGVGQFARNPIGNTRGRFNSPAYADIDYVRDGEVMGALEAAYKVNEELSVGARTNYSEFSYSGERLKQGQFGLFSYWKPTANLSVSLSGGIGWHHQQENDYTTPKLYDGHSQRAHSLSGSMTTTYRFKM; this is translated from the coding sequence ATGAAAGTAAAAAGAATAGTATTATTTATGTTGTCCCCTTGCTTTTTAGCTGTTAGCGCTGCCAATGCTGGAAATTGGGAAAACTCAATTAAAGAGAGTGCATTTGTTTCTGATTCTGAACTAGAGCTTTCTACAATCAATATGTGGAAATACCTAAAGACCGAAAACCGTTTTGATAAAGAAGCGCAACGTTACAGAAAGCAAGTTGCTAATGCTTGGGGGCAAAACTTCCAAGCAGATTTCAGATCAGGTTATTTAGGTGGCATTCTCGGGTTTGATGTCTCTTATTATGGTGGTATCAAATTAGGTGCAAGTAAAGACTTCGCCTCTCGTGCAATCCTATACAATGATGATGGTGATGCAAAAGGTTATAACAAAATTGGTCAACGTTTCGCAAAAGTGAAGTTTGATTTAGATCCTGTTTTAATTAATGGTAAAGCAGGTTGGTTTACGCTGAAAAATACGGGTATTTTTACTAACTCACAGCGCTTATCATTAAACAGTTATAATGGTTATGCCACTAAAACGGCAATAGGTGATTGGAGCTTAGATTTACTGTTTCTTGACGGTAAAGTAATGCGTCGTGATAGCCCAAATATTGATAGAATGTATTTCAGTGATGGTAATGGAGTTAGACACAATATTGATCATGTGTTGACCGGTGGAATTAATTACAACTCCAAACCGTTAAAAGTATTTTATTTCTACGGTCAAGCGGATGATGTATTCCGCCAACAAGGTTTAGAAGCAAAATATAAATTAACCTCAGATGTGACTATTGGTGGTGTTGTTTATTATCACGATTATGGTAGTGATGGTAAACGTACATTAAGTGATGCCAATAAAGGTAAACGTAACTTCGATAATGATGCATGGCATTTTGCGGGTACGATGGAATGGCGCATTCCTGAGTCACCTTGGACGATACGTACAGGTGTGACTTATACCGATGCGAAAAAAGCGAATGGTGTTGGTCAATTTGCGCGTAATCCTATTGGCAATACTCGTGGACGCTTTAACTCACCCGCTTACGCAGATATTGACTATGTGCGTGATGGTGAAGTTATGGGGGCATTAGAAGCTGCATATAAAGTTAACGAAGAATTGTCTGTTGGTGCGCGCACTAACTATAGTGAATTCAGTTATTCAGGTGAAAGATTAAAACAAGGACAATTTGGTTTATTTAGTTATTGGAAACCAACAGCAAATCTTTCTGTTTCCTTAAGTGGTGGTATCGGTTGGCACCATCAGCAAGAAAATGATTACACCACACCGAAATTGTATGATGGTCATTCACAACGTGCACATTCATTATCAGGCTCTATGACAACCACATATCGTTTTAAAATGTAA
- the sitB gene encoding iron ABC transporter, ATP-binding protein, translated as MSKIKTNPTLTVDNATVTYNNGHTAIFDASFSITGGTICALVGINGSGKSTLFKTIMGLVKPSKGKVTLNDNPIQQALKQNMIAYVPQTEEVDWNFPVLVSDVVMMGRYGKMGFFRIPSKRDHEVVEASLERVGLSGLGHRQIGELSGGQKKRVFLARAMAQEGTVLLLDEPFTGVDVKTENAIIELLRNLREEGHLVLVSTHNLGSVPEFCDHVILINRTVLDSGPTETTFTQKNLEHAFGGVLRHISLSGSDLHDDDDPRSLTVITDDERAAVFYGHQKEHTPAHQSQRKQGD; from the coding sequence ATGAGTAAAATAAAAACGAATCCAACATTGACAGTTGATAATGCCACTGTCACCTATAACAACGGTCATACCGCTATCTTTGACGCAAGTTTCTCTATTACGGGAGGCACGATTTGTGCCCTAGTCGGTATCAATGGCAGTGGTAAATCCACTCTATTTAAAACCATTATGGGGCTTGTAAAGCCCTCTAAAGGTAAAGTGACATTAAACGACAACCCTATACAACAAGCGTTAAAGCAAAATATGATTGCCTATGTTCCACAGACAGAAGAAGTTGACTGGAATTTTCCCGTCCTCGTTTCTGATGTCGTAATGATGGGACGTTATGGGAAAATGGGTTTTTTTCGTATTCCTTCAAAACGTGATCATGAAGTTGTTGAGGCATCATTAGAGCGTGTGGGGTTATCAGGCTTAGGTCATCGTCAAATTGGTGAGCTTTCTGGTGGTCAGAAAAAGCGTGTTTTCTTGGCTCGAGCAATGGCTCAAGAAGGTACTGTTTTATTACTTGATGAACCCTTTACGGGTGTCGATGTTAAAACCGAAAATGCCATTATTGAGCTTCTACGTAATTTACGAGAAGAAGGTCATCTCGTTTTAGTCTCTACGCATAACTTAGGAAGTGTGCCTGAGTTTTGTGATCATGTTATTTTGATCAATAGAACTGTATTAGACAGTGGACCAACTGAAACCACCTTTACCCAAAAGAACTTAGAACACGCATTTGGTGGTGTATTGCGTCATATCAGCCTATCGGGTTCTGATCTTCACGATGACGACGATCCACGCTCACTTACCGTAATTACTGATGATGAACGCGCGGCCGTTTTTTATGGTCATCAAAAAGAACATACTCCAGCGCACCAAAGTCAGCGCAAACAAGGAGATTAG